One genomic region from Sphingobacterium sp. UGAL515B_05 encodes:
- a CDS encoding RagB/SusD family nutrient uptake outer membrane protein, with protein sequence MKINKLYIAILLSAGIALQGCKDNNFLDVPSRERVEADDSETPYTPEQFVNGIYGMFTEWDYSFSFLGITEIISDNADKGSSSTDAGGDKLLLDNLTYTSTAGSFQALWVRWYKSIGRASQAIEFIEKAGLTDAAYKNRLIGEARFLRALNYFYLVRGWGDVPIQDRDLIKREPAAEVYAYIEADLQFAIDNLPVKSAYAAKDLGRATKGAAQGLLSKVYLYQSKWQQAADMAKAVINSGGYSLETDYAKIWRLEGENGPESLFEWQARGSSIAHGIQQYSQVQAPRGGAVNLGWGFNIPSQNLLDAFNAEKDNIRRDATIIFRGETLYDGRLIDNGVENPMYNEKAYSSANGGAADGDKNVRYLRLGEIYLILAEAANEVGNSSEALNALNTVRTRVKLANVTTTDQAQLRQLIWKERRLELAFEHDRWFDLIRTKQAKTAMAANGKTFQDKMMLFPIPENQRIQTPEMPQNTGW encoded by the coding sequence ATGAAAATCAATAAACTTTATATAGCAATTCTACTTAGTGCGGGGATCGCACTACAGGGTTGCAAAGACAATAATTTTTTGGATGTTCCTTCTAGAGAAAGGGTTGAGGCCGATGATAGCGAAACTCCTTATACCCCAGAGCAATTCGTAAATGGTATCTACGGTATGTTTACGGAGTGGGACTACAGCTTCTCTTTCTTAGGAATCACTGAAATCATATCGGATAACGCTGACAAAGGCAGTTCATCCACTGATGCGGGAGGTGATAAGTTGCTTTTGGATAACCTGACTTATACCTCAACAGCTGGTTCGTTCCAAGCCCTTTGGGTTAGATGGTACAAATCAATCGGTCGTGCTTCTCAAGCAATTGAATTTATTGAAAAAGCCGGACTGACAGATGCTGCTTATAAAAATAGATTAATTGGTGAAGCTCGGTTTCTTAGGGCGTTAAATTATTTCTACCTTGTACGTGGATGGGGTGATGTGCCTATCCAAGACCGTGATTTGATAAAGAGAGAACCCGCAGCTGAAGTTTACGCCTACATTGAAGCAGACCTACAATTTGCTATTGATAACTTGCCCGTCAAATCTGCCTATGCAGCAAAAGATTTGGGCCGAGCAACCAAAGGTGCGGCACAAGGGCTGCTATCGAAGGTATATCTGTACCAAAGTAAATGGCAACAAGCTGCTGATATGGCAAAAGCTGTTATTAATTCTGGGGGCTATAGCTTAGAAACTGATTATGCAAAAATCTGGCGATTAGAAGGGGAAAATGGTCCCGAATCGCTCTTTGAATGGCAGGCCCGAGGTAGTTCAATTGCCCATGGCATCCAACAATATAGTCAAGTGCAAGCGCCTCGTGGTGGAGCAGTCAATTTAGGCTGGGGTTTTAATATCCCAAGTCAAAATCTATTGGATGCATTCAATGCAGAAAAAGATAATATCCGCCGTGATGCTACAATTATTTTCAGAGGTGAAACACTGTACGATGGCCGTCTGATTGACAATGGTGTAGAAAATCCAATGTACAATGAAAAAGCGTATTCATCTGCCAATGGGGGGGCCGCAGATGGCGATAAAAACGTGCGCTATCTCCGTCTAGGCGAAATTTATCTTATTCTGGCCGAAGCCGCAAATGAGGTTGGTAATAGCAGCGAGGCGCTGAATGCACTAAATACTGTCCGTACACGGGTAAAATTAGCCAATGTAACGACAACTGACCAAGCACAGCTACGCCAACTGATCTGGAAAGAAAGACGCCTTGAATTAGCATTTGAGCACGACCGATGGTTCGATCTGATCCGTACAAAACAGGCTAAAACGGCCATGGCTGCAAACGGAAAAACATTCCAGGATAAGATGATGCTCTTCCCAATTCCGGAAAATCAACGTATCCAAACACCAGAAATGCCGCAAAATACCGGTTGGTAA
- a CDS encoding triple tyrosine motif-containing protein, with product MTTKKYSNVYIFWFCSILFFLMHPGYCQTIIPTGTPFVKQYKKDQYKAGNQNWSLAVDKDGRIYSANTEGLLQFDGQYWRIFPLPNHSTVRSVAIGKDGKIYTGGRGEFGYWTSKPFGNLTYHSLSKLVQDKTYFPNEEIWKIIVEGQRVFFHTFSKSYIWENNRIRQLTAKGEPFLFPHQLNNKLFFEQLPSGLHEFKQDKLIPVKGKDALKDKNVLAILPFDATTSLIATSRNGLYLMKADGTILPWSVPANQLLSQSQINNGLYLYDGQYAFGTIQNGVIVINKNGQVIQHINKNNGLQNNTVLSIVKDNQKNIWVGLDNGIDRIEINSPLSFYTDFIGKIGTVYTSIIYQGKIYLGTNKGLFTSEWKGLTNYNSLNFSQIPNSNGQVWTLALFGDELICGHNDGTFKLVNGRLEKISQITGGWIFKPIFGTKNILQGNYTGLSKFTFDGIKLQFVQQFAGVKEPVRFLAQKDNHTFWIGDWGQIQLLGFDANFQQANILFSSKQDSIASKRQFTGIYTLENNLVFATDSGFLQFDNIVKRFSYADELNTALGTYKNSNKVIPINTNSYWFIQKTKIAKVDFDSKGKLHIDSNLLSPLQDRMMNNYENILPIENQYYLIGLDDGFAIYRHSDKSQKYRLPLPQIAQLINLTTGQVIIPDSAFKLSSSDNNLRISFSSPYYSSSPIQYQYYLEGYSDNWSEWSETAYQDFTNLPYGKFQIKIRARDNMGLVSEIQTFSFTIRYPWYLSWWAKTCYVLAMLALIYLAYRLNLQRERKRQFQIRRKWLEEKKIALERETEQKEKAWIKLKNQQLEDQLQLKNKELANAALNIVYKNEMLNNLHDELKQLRDADGNKLSSDELKKINKLIDDAHNDDRDWHIFERSFNESHENFFKKLKQEFPDLVPNDLKLCAYLRLNMSSKEIASLLNISTRGVEIRRYRLRKKLGIPTDKNLSEFLMER from the coding sequence ATGACAACAAAAAAATATAGTAACGTCTATATCTTTTGGTTTTGCAGCATTTTATTTTTTTTAATGCACCCTGGCTATTGCCAGACAATCATACCTACAGGAACACCTTTTGTAAAACAATACAAAAAAGACCAATACAAGGCTGGAAATCAGAACTGGTCTTTGGCGGTCGATAAAGATGGTCGCATTTATAGTGCAAATACCGAGGGGCTGTTACAATTTGATGGACAATACTGGCGTATCTTTCCACTACCAAATCACTCAACAGTCCGAAGTGTTGCAATAGGTAAAGACGGAAAGATTTACACAGGTGGAAGAGGTGAATTTGGCTATTGGACTTCCAAACCTTTCGGAAACTTGACCTATCATAGTCTCTCTAAACTTGTGCAGGACAAAACCTATTTTCCAAACGAAGAAATCTGGAAAATCATTGTTGAGGGCCAACGGGTATTTTTTCATACATTTTCCAAATCCTATATTTGGGAAAACAATCGTATACGGCAGCTAACGGCTAAAGGTGAACCCTTTTTATTTCCGCATCAGCTCAATAACAAGCTATTTTTCGAACAGCTGCCAAGTGGTCTGCATGAATTTAAACAGGATAAACTTATCCCTGTAAAAGGAAAAGATGCCTTGAAAGACAAAAATGTACTTGCCATCTTACCTTTCGACGCAACGACCTCGCTTATTGCTACTTCGCGAAACGGCCTTTACCTGATGAAAGCCGATGGAACCATCCTACCTTGGTCTGTTCCGGCAAACCAGCTCTTGAGCCAATCACAAATAAACAATGGCTTATACCTCTATGACGGACAATATGCTTTTGGCACCATCCAAAACGGTGTTATTGTCATCAATAAAAATGGTCAGGTCATTCAGCATATCAATAAAAACAATGGTCTCCAAAACAATACCGTACTCAGTATTGTGAAGGACAATCAGAAGAATATATGGGTGGGACTGGATAATGGTATAGACCGCATTGAAATCAACTCGCCTTTATCATTTTACACAGATTTTATCGGAAAAATTGGTACGGTTTATACATCAATTATCTATCAGGGAAAAATCTATCTTGGAACTAATAAGGGATTATTTACAAGTGAATGGAAAGGATTGACCAATTACAATTCATTGAATTTCTCCCAGATTCCAAATTCTAATGGTCAGGTTTGGACATTAGCGCTATTTGGTGATGAGTTGATTTGTGGACATAATGATGGAACCTTCAAATTGGTTAATGGGCGACTCGAAAAGATTTCACAGATCACTGGCGGCTGGATATTCAAGCCTATATTTGGCACGAAAAACATCCTTCAAGGCAACTATACAGGTCTTTCGAAATTCACTTTCGATGGCATTAAACTCCAGTTCGTCCAGCAATTCGCTGGCGTTAAAGAACCGGTTCGGTTTTTAGCGCAAAAAGATAACCATACCTTTTGGATTGGCGATTGGGGCCAGATACAACTACTCGGATTTGATGCGAATTTCCAACAGGCAAACATTTTATTTTCCTCCAAACAGGACAGTATCGCTTCAAAAAGGCAATTTACGGGGATTTACACATTAGAAAATAATCTTGTATTTGCGACAGACAGCGGATTTCTCCAGTTCGACAATATTGTAAAAAGATTCAGCTATGCCGATGAATTAAACACAGCATTAGGCACCTATAAAAATTCAAATAAGGTCATACCGATCAATACAAACAGCTACTGGTTTATTCAGAAGACTAAAATTGCTAAAGTAGATTTTGACAGTAAGGGCAAACTTCATATTGACTCCAATCTGCTCAGTCCCTTACAGGATCGAATGATGAATAACTATGAAAACATCCTCCCTATTGAAAACCAATACTATCTCATCGGTTTAGATGATGGATTTGCGATCTATCGTCATTCCGATAAATCACAAAAATATCGGTTGCCACTTCCACAAATAGCACAACTTATCAACTTGACAACAGGACAGGTTATTATTCCAGATTCAGCGTTTAAACTATCATCATCGGACAATAATCTTAGAATTAGCTTTTCAAGTCCATATTATTCGTCATCTCCGATTCAATACCAATATTATCTCGAAGGTTACTCGGACAATTGGTCCGAATGGAGTGAGACTGCTTATCAAGATTTCACGAATCTACCTTATGGAAAATTTCAAATTAAAATAAGGGCGAGGGACAATATGGGCTTGGTTTCAGAAATCCAAACTTTTTCCTTTACTATTCGGTATCCATGGTACCTCTCCTGGTGGGCAAAGACATGCTATGTACTGGCTATGCTAGCGCTCATCTATTTAGCTTATCGACTTAATCTTCAGCGGGAGCGCAAGCGTCAGTTTCAAATACGGCGAAAATGGCTGGAAGAGAAAAAGATTGCCTTGGAACGCGAAACGGAGCAAAAAGAGAAGGCCTGGATCAAACTTAAAAATCAGCAATTAGAAGATCAGCTTCAATTAAAAAATAAAGAACTGGCCAATGCGGCACTCAATATCGTTTACAAAAATGAGATGTTGAACAATTTACACGACGAGCTAAAACAACTTAGAGATGCTGACGGCAACAAACTGAGTTCAGATGAATTGAAAAAAATAAACAAGCTCATCGACGATGCCCATAATGACGATCGTGACTGGCATATTTTTGAAAGAAGCTTTAACGAATCACATGAGAATTTTTTCAAGAAACTGAAACAAGAATTTCCTGATCTAGTCCCCAATGATCTCAAATTATGCGCCTATTTAAGGCTCAATATGTCGAGTAAGGAAATTGCCTCATTACTTAACATTAGTACGCGCGGTGTCGAGATTAGACGCTATCGATTACGCAAAAAGCTGGGCATTCCCACAGACAAAAACCTCTCTGAATTCCTGATGGAACGTTAA
- a CDS encoding TonB-dependent receptor, whose protein sequence is MITPITKTVGKGLLLFSLMSMSAPVVLAQSQIKISGKVSSSTGEPLAGVTVQIKGVKNGTVTDGAGNYQILARDIDVLIFSLVGKEKAEVQVNKKDHINLVLQESSSLIDEVVVVGYGTQKKSNLTGAVAAVDGKVLNKRIATNPTQLLQGRMPGLRVTQGSGEAGNENVNLQVRGLGSYGASSAPLVIVDGIPGSLENLNPQAIENITVLKDAASAAIYGARAANGVILVTTKQGKAGKTQLSYDYNVGITKASALPDLVYNSVDYMNLYNQANKNSGVTNPNASFSQEMIDAYKNTTDKKLYPDFNWLDAVFRTVPVQTHNLSLSGGAGGTNYNVILGYVNQPDIMIGTSFKKYNLQLNLGSKINERISFGSSITLNYGDRKYPRNGSEDQFLSTISQSPLYGPVLPDGSGRYTSRAYPFQSPNKNPVAVAENAFTRLNNYFMQGNIFLNVKILDGLDWKTSGGLTYGFTKNYTNKPVINQYMWFAKPDDLPARQLDVGGQGLEVTDDNNVYPVGYTQLTYDKSFGNHNMKVLAGTQAEYNKTQKLFGSRLQFPNNDLLELDGGGAGQQSNSGVTNEWSLRSYYGRLNYDYKGKYLLEGNARYDASSRFPENRKWAFFPSLSGGWKVSDETFYGPKLKAVVNELKLRASIGTLGNQNIGNYPYQIVYNSSFAYPFDETLQQGARQVAMANDRIKWESTKVLDFGVDFGLWNNKLTASFDWYNKVTSDILSASTAFPSYIGLTAPTVNYGELRNRGIELGLQYRDKIGAVSLTLNGNIQANRNKVMKYGAERISGNTIIREGLPYGSFYLLENTGIFRSKEEVAASPVQQIPAQPGYLKFADVNGDKVVDNNDRIVVPGAYPDFDYSFNATAVWKNFDFTAFFFGSQGQKIFVSEWGIVPFRQGGTFTRDWMDAWTPENPNASLPIVGAENTPAANNVRTASTFFLKDGSFLRLKNIQVGYSIPQSTLSKAGISGLRIYFAADNLVTFSKFPGLDPERGVSSSGGATSGRYVTHPQNKVFAFGASITF, encoded by the coding sequence ATGATAACACCGATAACCAAAACGGTAGGGAAGGGGTTACTTTTATTTTCGTTGATGAGCATGTCTGCACCAGTGGTGCTTGCCCAGTCGCAAATAAAGATATCCGGAAAAGTAAGCTCCTCAACAGGCGAGCCTCTTGCGGGGGTTACAGTACAGATAAAGGGGGTGAAAAACGGCACTGTAACCGACGGGGCCGGCAATTATCAGATTCTTGCGCGAGATATTGATGTCCTGATATTTTCGCTGGTAGGCAAAGAGAAGGCCGAAGTCCAGGTCAATAAGAAAGATCACATTAATCTCGTTCTCCAGGAGTCCAGTAGTCTGATTGACGAAGTGGTTGTTGTAGGCTATGGTACCCAGAAAAAAAGTAATTTAACCGGTGCTGTTGCTGCTGTCGATGGAAAGGTGCTTAACAAACGTATCGCTACAAATCCAACGCAATTACTTCAAGGTCGCATGCCCGGACTTCGTGTTACGCAAGGATCAGGAGAAGCAGGGAATGAAAATGTGAATCTCCAGGTTCGCGGATTGGGGTCGTATGGGGCTTCGTCTGCGCCATTGGTTATCGTAGATGGTATTCCCGGGAGTTTGGAAAATTTAAATCCTCAAGCAATTGAGAATATCACCGTATTGAAAGATGCTGCCTCAGCCGCTATCTATGGGGCAAGAGCAGCAAATGGGGTTATTCTGGTAACGACAAAACAGGGTAAAGCTGGAAAAACACAACTGAGCTACGATTATAATGTCGGAATTACCAAAGCCTCAGCTCTTCCAGACCTCGTGTATAATTCCGTTGATTATATGAACCTGTATAATCAGGCAAATAAAAACTCCGGTGTCACAAATCCAAATGCTTCCTTTAGCCAGGAGATGATTGATGCCTACAAAAATACAACAGATAAAAAATTATATCCCGATTTTAATTGGCTAGATGCTGTCTTTAGAACTGTCCCGGTGCAAACGCACAATTTAAGCTTAAGTGGTGGTGCCGGAGGAACAAATTACAACGTCATACTGGGCTACGTCAATCAGCCTGATATTATGATCGGGACTTCTTTTAAAAAGTATAATCTACAGCTTAACCTAGGCTCTAAAATCAATGAACGGATAAGTTTTGGTTCAAGTATTACCTTGAATTATGGCGATCGGAAATACCCTAGAAATGGTAGTGAAGATCAGTTTTTGTCTACCATTAGTCAATCACCACTTTATGGACCTGTATTACCAGATGGTAGTGGTCGTTATACGTCTAGGGCATATCCTTTTCAGTCCCCAAATAAAAACCCTGTTGCAGTTGCTGAAAATGCATTTACAAGACTGAACAATTATTTTATGCAAGGCAATATTTTTTTAAATGTGAAAATATTGGATGGACTGGATTGGAAGACTAGCGGCGGATTGACGTATGGCTTTACAAAAAACTATACCAACAAACCTGTAATTAATCAATACATGTGGTTCGCCAAACCCGATGACCTACCCGCCAGACAGCTTGATGTAGGTGGTCAAGGACTAGAAGTAACGGACGACAACAATGTGTACCCGGTGGGCTATACACAACTGACTTACGATAAGTCTTTTGGAAATCATAACATGAAAGTACTGGCAGGAACCCAGGCAGAATATAATAAAACGCAAAAATTGTTCGGAAGTAGGTTGCAATTTCCCAACAATGATTTGCTTGAGCTTGATGGTGGCGGAGCTGGCCAACAGTCTAATAGCGGTGTAACCAATGAATGGTCATTAAGGTCTTACTATGGTCGATTAAACTATGACTACAAAGGTAAGTATCTACTCGAAGGTAATGCGCGTTACGACGCGTCTTCACGTTTTCCTGAAAATAGAAAATGGGCATTTTTCCCTTCGTTATCCGGAGGTTGGAAAGTTTCGGATGAAACCTTTTATGGACCGAAATTGAAGGCGGTCGTTAATGAACTAAAATTAAGAGCCTCCATTGGAACACTGGGTAATCAGAATATTGGTAACTATCCTTATCAGATTGTTTACAATTCTTCTTTTGCTTATCCTTTTGATGAAACACTCCAACAGGGGGCTCGTCAGGTAGCCATGGCTAATGACAGGATCAAATGGGAGAGTACCAAAGTCCTGGATTTCGGTGTGGACTTCGGACTATGGAACAACAAATTGACCGCTTCTTTCGATTGGTATAACAAAGTAACATCAGATATTTTATCCGCATCTACGGCTTTCCCTTCTTATATTGGGCTGACTGCACCGACCGTAAACTATGGTGAATTGCGTAACAGAGGTATAGAGCTCGGTCTTCAGTACCGTGATAAAATTGGAGCGGTATCGCTGACCCTCAATGGAAATATTCAGGCCAATCGCAATAAGGTGATGAAATATGGAGCCGAACGTATCTCGGGCAATACCATTATCCGGGAAGGTTTACCTTATGGTAGTTTTTATCTTTTGGAGAACACGGGTATATTCCGATCTAAGGAAGAGGTGGCAGCCTCTCCGGTGCAACAGATTCCAGCACAACCGGGTTATCTGAAATTTGCCGATGTAAATGGCGATAAAGTTGTGGACAATAATGATCGTATTGTCGTGCCGGGCGCTTATCCAGATTTCGATTATTCCTTTAATGCGACGGCTGTATGGAAGAATTTTGATTTTACAGCCTTTTTCTTCGGTTCTCAGGGGCAAAAAATATTTGTAAGTGAATGGGGAATAGTCCCTTTCAGGCAAGGTGGTACATTCACCCGCGACTGGATGGACGCTTGGACTCCAGAAAACCCCAATGCATCGCTTCCAATCGTTGGTGCTGAAAATACCCCTGCCGCAAATAACGTACGGACCGCGTCGACTTTCTTTTTAAAAGATGGATCGTTCCTGCGTCTTAAAAATATTCAGGTAGGCTATTCTATTCCACAGAGCACCTTGTCCAAAGCTGGTATTTCTGGCCTTCGCATCTATTTTGCGGCGGATAACCTGGTCACATTCTCCAAGTTCCCCGGTTTAGATCCCGAACGCGGCGTTTCATCAAGCGGTGGTGCAACATCAGGGCGTTATGTGACTCATCCTCAGAATAAAGTATTCGCATTTGGAGCGAGCATCACATTCTAA
- a CDS encoding TonB-dependent receptor has protein sequence MRNLSALFLTSMVVSVAYGQTSIQGVVKDGSSMISMPGVTISIKGKAVATKTDATGKFQINASPTDSLVFNFLGYRTQTVYIGNQTQLNVFLENQNQALEEVVVIGYGTQKKADLTGSISSLKSSDITKQPAMSAMQSIQGKAAGINIIANEAPGSSPNVIVRGLGTALGGRNPLYIVDGIAQTDINNINPSDIESMDVLKDASSASIYGLRAANGVILVTTKKGKTGTLSINYESYAGMKKILNRVKMANGEQFRTFFNESQKYQDQDKRWLLSENQHNDTDWYDELIKTGTVFNNSINISGGTEKVDYFVSANNFTENGILDGSKYVRNTIRNNNIYKFLDNRLKFTQNLNLTITNSTPKPNGAFTTAYKQSPLVPVMYDNGRYGKGIVNQTTGVVGYERNPGEIVGNINSIGNPVYEVLRNNEKINTLRLQGSFEGEFKITDYLKVNSRIGGNKFYSRNRVFSDIKDAWLNGDPLRTAQQFEEFKAKNTESLEYANNSLSYETLEQFRWSWENFLTFNKKFDKHSVEAVLGMSREKYDINSMMSDKGYDVPQKPQYWSIDHGSGAYKVESRQIYYTPRALASYFGRVQYNYDSKYYLTATLRRDGSSVFRNTGKYWGTFPSIGLGWTVTNEGFMKDATWINLLKVRGNWGKLGNQDIPLNVSTILTSPTSSSYNYVFGPERDMVFGSAYGTPAKNLSWEVTEETGAGLDFAFLNNQLSGSIDYYHKMNTNAILLVTPTYTSAYEDKFYDHGAKILNQGVEVALNWNKPISPEFSYSVGVNYSYNKNTVKEVKAAYDGDQGGSLNNGELTKQLRVGQPIYGWWMYEMNGVWQNQDEINSNARQGSPKPGYLRYTDENADGVIDSRDRKFFGSFLPSSTYGINLGINYKAIDFNVSGYGVAGNKIYNGMKSTRINGGENIALSTFENRWTKEGSTNSHPGAERDFLPSNYYLESGSYFRINNITLGYTFNNLYSSKSKLRLYVTAQNPFIFTNYSGFSPEIAGDGSPNLTSGIELSAYPTTRNFLFGLNMQF, from the coding sequence ATGAGGAATCTATCCGCATTATTTTTGACATCCATGGTCGTATCTGTTGCCTATGGACAAACTTCCATACAAGGAGTGGTCAAAGATGGCTCAAGCATGATCTCCATGCCAGGCGTCACCATCAGTATCAAAGGGAAAGCAGTAGCTACAAAAACCGACGCAACGGGGAAATTTCAGATCAACGCCTCTCCTACCGACTCATTGGTCTTTAACTTTCTGGGTTATCGCACACAAACCGTCTACATTGGCAATCAAACGCAACTCAATGTATTCTTAGAAAATCAAAACCAAGCACTGGAAGAGGTTGTGGTTATCGGTTACGGTACGCAAAAAAAAGCGGATCTGACCGGATCGATCAGCTCCTTGAAATCATCCGATATTACAAAGCAACCGGCCATGTCTGCTATGCAGTCCATACAGGGTAAAGCTGCCGGTATCAATATTATTGCCAACGAAGCTCCAGGCTCCTCACCCAACGTTATTGTCAGAGGTCTGGGAACAGCTCTAGGCGGAAGAAATCCACTCTATATCGTTGACGGTATCGCACAGACGGACATCAATAATATCAATCCATCCGATATCGAATCCATGGATGTTTTGAAAGATGCATCTTCGGCTTCAATTTATGGTCTTCGGGCCGCAAACGGTGTGATCCTCGTGACCACGAAGAAAGGTAAAACTGGGACTCTTAGTATTAATTATGAAAGTTATGCTGGGATGAAGAAGATTCTTAACCGGGTTAAGATGGCTAATGGAGAACAATTCCGGACTTTCTTTAATGAAAGTCAAAAATATCAGGATCAAGATAAAAGGTGGTTACTGTCAGAAAACCAGCATAATGATACAGATTGGTATGATGAACTAATAAAGACGGGGACCGTTTTTAATAACTCCATCAATATATCTGGAGGAACTGAAAAAGTAGATTATTTTGTTTCAGCAAACAACTTTACCGAAAACGGTATTCTTGACGGCTCGAAATATGTTAGAAATACGATCAGAAACAACAACATCTACAAGTTTTTGGACAATAGACTTAAGTTTACCCAAAATCTGAATCTCACCATTACAAATTCTACACCAAAACCCAATGGAGCTTTCACAACAGCCTACAAACAATCCCCATTAGTTCCTGTAATGTATGATAACGGGCGTTATGGAAAGGGTATTGTAAATCAAACTACCGGTGTTGTTGGCTATGAAAGAAATCCAGGTGAGATCGTTGGTAATATAAACTCTATTGGAAATCCGGTCTACGAAGTACTTAGAAACAATGAGAAAATCAATACATTAAGACTACAAGGTAGTTTCGAAGGTGAGTTTAAAATTACAGATTATTTAAAAGTAAACTCCCGTATTGGTGGAAATAAATTCTACTCGAGAAATAGAGTTTTTTCGGATATAAAGGATGCATGGCTCAATGGTGATCCACTTCGTACAGCTCAACAATTTGAAGAGTTTAAAGCGAAAAACACCGAATCCTTAGAGTATGCTAATAATAGTTTGAGTTATGAGACTCTGGAACAGTTCCGTTGGTCTTGGGAGAATTTCTTAACATTTAACAAGAAATTTGACAAACACAGTGTCGAAGCTGTCTTAGGTATGTCGCGTGAAAAGTATGACATCAACAGCATGATGAGCGACAAAGGTTATGATGTCCCTCAAAAACCACAATACTGGAGTATAGATCATGGTTCGGGCGCATATAAAGTGGAAAGCAGACAAATCTATTATACCCCGCGTGCCCTGGCATCTTACTTCGGTCGCGTTCAATATAATTACGACAGTAAATACTATTTAACAGCTACTTTACGTCGTGACGGTTCAAGCGTATTCCGTAACACCGGAAAATATTGGGGTACATTTCCATCCATTGGTTTAGGATGGACAGTAACAAATGAAGGCTTCATGAAGGATGCTACATGGATTAATTTGTTGAAAGTTCGCGGAAACTGGGGTAAATTAGGTAATCAAGATATCCCGTTAAATGTTTCAACCATATTAACGAGCCCTACAAGTTCTTCTTACAACTATGTATTTGGCCCTGAGCGAGATATGGTATTTGGAAGTGCGTACGGCACACCGGCAAAAAACTTAAGCTGGGAGGTGACGGAAGAAACTGGCGCCGGATTGGATTTCGCATTTCTAAACAACCAACTTTCAGGTTCCATAGACTATTATCATAAGATGAATACCAATGCGATCTTGTTAGTCACACCGACATATACCTCTGCCTATGAAGATAAGTTTTATGATCATGGCGCAAAAATCCTAAATCAAGGTGTGGAAGTCGCCTTAAATTGGAACAAACCCATTTCTCCAGAATTTAGCTATTCCGTCGGTGTAAATTATTCTTACAACAAAAACACTGTTAAGGAGGTTAAAGCGGCTTACGATGGGGACCAAGGCGGAAGTCTTAACAATGGTGAGCTTACAAAACAGCTTCGTGTTGGACAGCCAATATACGGATGGTGGATGTATGAAATGAACGGTGTTTGGCAAAATCAAGATGAAATAAATTCAAATGCGAGACAAGGATCTCCAAAACCGGGATATTTGCGTTATACAGATGAAAACGCTGACGGCGTTATTGACTCCAGAGATCGTAAATTTTTCGGATCGTTTCTACCTAGTTCTACTTACGGTATTAATTTAGGAATTAATTACAAAGCGATCGATTTTAACGTTTCAGGATATGGGGTCGCGGGCAATAAAATCTACAACGGGATGAAAAGTACGCGCATCAATGGCGGAGAAAACATCGCTTTAAGTACTTTTGAAAACCGCTGGACAAAAGAAGGTTCTACTAACTCACATCCTGGAGCAGAAAGAGATTTTCTACCTTCCAACTATTATCTGGAATCAGGCAGTTATTTTCGTATAAATAACATCACATTGGGCTATACTTTTAATAATCTTTATAGTTCTAAATCAAAGCTACGTTTGTATGTGACTGCACAAAATCCGTTTATCTTCACCAATTACAGCGGTTTCTCTCCTGAAATTGCGGGAGATGGTAGTCCAAATCTAACTTCTGGCATAGAGCTATCAGCCTATCCTACAACGCGTAATTTCCTATTCGGACTTAACATGCAGTTTTAA